In one window of Dokdonia sp. PRO95 DNA:
- the rpsJ gene encoding 30S ribosomal protein S10, whose protein sequence is MSQKIRIKLKSYDHNLVDKSAEKIVKTVKTTGAVVTGPIPLPTHKKIFTVLRSPHVNKKSREQFELSSYKRLLDIYSSSSKTIDALMKLELPSGVEVEIKV, encoded by the coding sequence ATGAGTCAAAAAATTAGAATTAAACTAAAATCTTACGATCACAACTTAGTAGATAAAAGTGCTGAGAAGATTGTTAAGACTGTGAAGACAACAGGAGCTGTAGTGACAGGGCCGATTCCTCTTCCAACACATAAAAAAATCTTTACTGTATTGCGTTCTCCACACGTAAACAAAAAATCTCGTGAGCAGTTTGAGCTTAGCTCTTACAAGCGTTTACTTGATATTTATTCTTCTTCATCAAAGACTATTGATGCTTTAATGAAGTTGGAATTACCATCTGGAGTAGAGGTAGAGATAAAAGTGTGA
- the rplC gene encoding 50S ribosomal protein L3, translating into MSGLIGKKVGMTSIFDENGKNIPCTVIEAGPCVITQVRTKEADGYEALQLGFDDAKKANKAAAGHAKKAGTVAKRKVVEFQGFEGEFKLGDAITVDHFAEGEFVDVSGTSKGKGFQGVVKRHGFAGVGQATHGQHNRLRAPGSIGAASYPARVFKGMRMAGRMGGDKIKVQNLKVLKVVAEKNLLVVKGCVPGHKNAYVIIQK; encoded by the coding sequence ATGTCTGGGTTAATCGGAAAGAAAGTAGGTATGACTAGCATCTTTGACGAGAACGGAAAGAATATTCCTTGTACCGTTATTGAAGCAGGTCCCTGCGTTATCACCCAAGTCAGAACCAAAGAAGCTGACGGGTATGAAGCCCTTCAACTTGGTTTCGATGACGCTAAGAAGGCAAACAAAGCTGCTGCTGGCCACGCCAAAAAAGCAGGAACTGTTGCTAAGCGTAAAGTTGTCGAGTTCCAAGGATTTGAAGGAGAGTTTAAATTAGGAGATGCAATTACTGTAGATCATTTTGCTGAAGGAGAATTTGTCGATGTATCGGGAACTTCAAAGGGTAAAGGTTTTCAGGGTGTTGTAAAGCGTCACGGTTTTGCCGGTGTAGGTCAAGCGACTCACGGTCAGCATAACCGTCTAAGAGCTCCTGGTTCAATTGGAGCAGCATCTTACCCTGCACGTGTATTCAAAGGAATGCGTATGGCAGGTCGTATGGGTGGTGACAAAATTAAAGTTCAAAATCTTAAAGTATTAAAAGTAGTTGCTGAGAAGAATCTACTTGTAGTGAAGGGATGTGTTCCTGGTCATAAAAATGCTTATGTAATCATTCAGAAGTAA
- the rplD gene encoding 50S ribosomal protein L4: MKVTVVDIKGKETGRKADLSDAVFGIEPNKHAVYLDVKQYLANQRQGTHKSKERAEIAGSTRKIKKQKGTGTARAGSIKSGVFRGGGRMFGPRPRNYSFKLNKGLKRLARRSALTIKANDNAITVIEDFNFDAPKTKDFVNVLKALGLENKKSLIVLGESNNNVYLSSRNLKSAKVVKSSELSTYGIMNANNVVFLEGSLEGVEANLAK; this comes from the coding sequence ATGAAGGTAACAGTTGTAGATATTAAAGGAAAAGAAACAGGGAGAAAGGCAGACCTTTCTGATGCTGTTTTTGGAATTGAGCCTAATAAGCACGCTGTGTATCTTGATGTGAAGCAATATCTTGCTAACCAACGTCAAGGAACGCACAAATCTAAAGAAAGAGCTGAGATTGCGGGATCTACTCGTAAAATCAAAAAGCAAAAAGGAACTGGTACAGCTCGTGCGGGTAGTATCAAATCTGGTGTATTTAGAGGTGGAGGACGTATGTTCGGACCAAGACCTAGAAATTACTCTTTCAAATTAAACAAAGGATTAAAGAGACTTGCACGTCGTTCTGCACTTACAATTAAGGCTAACGATAACGCAATCACTGTAATAGAAGACTTCAATTTTGACGCTCCAAAAACTAAAGATTTTGTGAATGTTTTGAAAGCCTTAGGGTTAGAGAATAAAAAGTCGCTTATAGTGTTGGGAGAGTCAAATAATAACGTATATTTGTCGTCGCGCAATTTAAAGTCAGCTAAAGTCGTAAAAAGCTCAGAATTAAGCACTTACGGAATAATGAATGCAAACAATGTTGTATTCTTAGAAGGCTCTTTAGAAGGTGTTGAAGCAAATTTAGCAAAATAA
- the rplW gene encoding 50S ribosomal protein L23 produces the protein MSILIKPVITEKATKDSEELNRFTFEVSMRTNKVEIKKAVEAAYGVSVEKVRTMNVRPDRKSRHTKSGVLTGKTNAIKKAIVQLAEGDTIDFYNNI, from the coding sequence ATGAGTATTTTAATAAAGCCTGTTATTACAGAAAAAGCAACAAAAGATAGTGAGGAATTAAATCGCTTTACTTTTGAGGTTAGTATGAGAACAAATAAGGTTGAAATTAAGAAAGCGGTAGAAGCTGCTTATGGTGTTTCAGTTGAAAAAGTTCGCACAATGAATGTCCGCCCGGATCGCAAGTCTCGTCATACGAAGTCTGGTGTTCTTACTGGTAAAACAAATGCAATTAAAAAGGCAATTGTACAGCTGGCGGAAGGTGATACAATAGATTTTTATAACAACATTTAA
- the rplB gene encoding 50S ribosomal protein L2, whose translation MSVRKLKPITPGQRFRVVNGFDQITTDKPEKSLLAPKKRSGGRNNTGKMTIRQVGGGHKKRYRIIDFKRNKEGVPATVASIQYDPNRTAFIALLDYQDGEKRYIIAQNGLQVGQNLVSGASVAPEIGNAMPLSAIPLGTIISCIELRPGQGAVMARSAGSFAQLMARDGKFATVKLPSGETRLILSTCMATIGAVSNSDHQLLVSGKAGRSRWLGRRPRVRPVVMNPVDHPMGGGEGKSSGGHPRNRNGVPAKGYRTRSKTKSSNKYIVERRKK comes from the coding sequence ATGTCAGTAAGAAAATTAAAACCTATCACTCCAGGGCAGCGATTTAGAGTTGTAAATGGTTTCGACCAGATTACAACTGATAAGCCGGAAAAAAGCCTATTGGCTCCGAAAAAACGCTCAGGAGGTAGAAATAATACTGGTAAGATGACTATTCGCCAAGTAGGTGGAGGTCATAAAAAACGTTACCGTATTATCGATTTTAAACGTAACAAAGAAGGAGTTCCTGCAACTGTTGCGTCAATCCAGTATGATCCAAATAGAACAGCGTTTATCGCTCTTCTTGATTATCAAGATGGTGAGAAGCGTTATATTATCGCTCAGAATGGTTTACAAGTTGGTCAGAACTTAGTTTCTGGTGCAAGTGTGGCTCCTGAGATTGGTAATGCTATGCCACTTTCGGCTATTCCTTTAGGAACTATAATATCTTGTATTGAGCTACGTCCAGGTCAGGGTGCTGTTATGGCGCGTTCGGCAGGTTCTTTTGCTCAGTTAATGGCTCGTGATGGTAAGTTTGCTACGGTAAAACTTCCTTCTGGAGAAACAAGATTGATCTTATCAACGTGTATGGCAACAATAGGTGCTGTATCTAATAGTGATCACCAGTTATTAGTTTCTGGTAAAGCTGGTAGAAGTCGTTGGTTAGGTCGTCGTCCACGTGTACGTCCAGTTGTTATGAACCCTGTCGATCACCCAATGGGAGGTGGTGAAGGTAAGTCTTCTGGAGGTCACCCAAGAAACCGTAATGGTGTACCTGCTAAAGGTTACAGAACGCGTTCTAAGACGAAGTCGAGTAATAAGTATATTGTAGAACGTAGAAAGAAATAA
- the rpsS gene encoding 30S ribosomal protein S19, translating to MARSLKKGPYVHYKLEKKVAANVEGNKKTVIKTWSRASMITPDFVGQTIAVHNGRQFVPVYVTENMVGHKLGEFSPTRSYRGHGADKKNKGKR from the coding sequence ATGGCACGTTCATTAAAAAAAGGACCTTACGTTCACTATAAGTTAGAAAAGAAAGTTGCTGCAAATGTAGAAGGCAATAAAAAGACTGTCATTAAGACTTGGTCTAGAGCTTCTATGATTACTCCAGATTTTGTGGGGCAAACAATTGCAGTACATAATGGTCGCCAGTTCGTACCAGTATATGTTACTGAGAACATGGTAGGGCATAAGCTAGGAGAATTTTCACCTACGCGCTCATACAGAGGGCACGGAGCTGATAAGAAAAATAAAGGTAAAAGATAA
- the rplV gene encoding 50S ribosomal protein L22, translating into MGVRKKEAANRRKEANKSIAFAKLNNCPTSPRKMRLVADMVRGTQVERALQLLKFSNKEASRKVEKLVLSAVANWEAKNEDASIEDANLFIKEIKVDSGTMLKRLRPAPQGRAHRIRKRSNHVTVILGAKDNTQSN; encoded by the coding sequence ATGGGAGTTCGTAAAAAAGAAGCGGCTAATCGTCGCAAAGAGGCTAATAAGTCTATCGCTTTCGCGAAATTGAATAACTGCCCTACCTCTCCACGTAAAATGCGTCTTGTAGCAGATATGGTACGAGGTACGCAAGTGGAAAGAGCACTTCAGTTGTTGAAATTTAGTAATAAAGAAGCGTCACGTAAAGTTGAAAAACTTGTTCTTTCTGCAGTTGCAAACTGGGAAGCAAAGAATGAAGATGCTAGTATCGAAGATGCTAATCTTTTTATTAAAGAGATTAAAGTGGATTCTGGAACAATGTTGAAAAGACTACGTCCGGCACCACAAGGTCGCGCGCACAGAATAAGAAAACGTTCTAATCACGTAACTGTGATTCTTGGAGCAAAAGATAACACACAAAGCAATTAA
- the rpsC gene encoding 30S ribosomal protein S3 — translation MGQKTNPIGNRLGIIRGWESNWYGGNDYGNKLAEDDKIRRYIHARLSKASVSRVIIERTLKLVTVTITTARPGIIIGKGGQEVDKLKEELKKLTGKEVQINIHEIKRPELDAFLVGQSVARQIEGRISFRRAIKMAIAAAMRMNAEGIKIQISGRLNGAEMARSESYKDGRIPLSTFRADIDYALVEAHTTYGRLGIKVWIMKGEVYGKRELSPLVGLQNSKSGKGGGGRKDNRGPRRRK, via the coding sequence ATGGGACAGAAGACAAATCCAATCGGAAATCGCCTTGGAATAATCAGAGGATGGGAATCTAACTGGTACGGAGGTAATGACTACGGTAATAAACTTGCCGAAGACGATAAGATTAGACGTTACATTCACGCTCGTTTAAGTAAAGCTAGTGTGTCTAGAGTTATAATTGAGCGTACGCTTAAACTTGTAACCGTTACTATTACTACTGCAAGACCTGGTATTATTATTGGGAAAGGTGGTCAGGAAGTAGACAAGTTGAAAGAGGAGCTTAAGAAACTCACAGGTAAAGAAGTACAAATTAATATTCACGAGATTAAACGTCCAGAGCTTGATGCATTTCTGGTAGGTCAAAGTGTTGCTCGTCAGATTGAAGGAAGAATTTCTTTCCGTCGTGCAATAAAAATGGCAATCGCAGCAGCGATGCGTATGAATGCTGAGGGTATTAAAATCCAGATTTCTGGACGTTTGAATGGTGCAGAAATGGCACGTTCAGAGTCTTACAAGGATGGACGTATTCCTTTATCTACTTTTAGAGCCGACATAGATTACGCTTTAGTTGAAGCTCATACTACTTATGGTAGATTGGGTATTAAAGTGTGGATCATGAAAGGTGAAGTATATGGCAAGAGAGAACTTTCTCCTTTAGTAGGACTGCAGAATAGCAAGTCTGGAAAAGGTGGTGGAGGTCGTAAGGACAACCGTGGACCACGTCGTAGAAAGTAA
- the rplP gene encoding 50S ribosomal protein L16 — protein MLQPRKTKFRKQQKGRMKGLANRGHLLSNGQFGIKSLDSSFVTARQIEAARIAATRYMKREGTLWIKIFPDKPITKKPLEVRMGKGKGAVEYWAAVVKPGRIMFELGGVPEPVAKEALRLAAQKLPVRTKYVVARDFSAE, from the coding sequence ATGTTACAGCCTAGAAAAACAAAATTCCGCAAGCAGCAGAAGGGTCGTATGAAAGGACTAGCTAATAGAGGGCATTTGCTTTCTAACGGTCAGTTCGGTATAAAGTCACTCGATTCATCTTTTGTAACTGCGAGACAAATAGAAGCAGCTCGTATAGCAGCAACACGTTACATGAAAAGAGAGGGAACTCTTTGGATTAAGATCTTCCCAGATAAGCCTATTACAAAGAAGCCTTTAGAGGTACGTATGGGTAAAGGTAAAGGTGCTGTAGAATATTGGGCAGCAGTTGTAAAACCAGGACGCATAATGTTCGAATTAGGAGGGGTTCCAGAACCAGTAGCAAAAGAGGCTTTACGTCTTGCAGCTCAAAAACTTCCAGTAAGAACTAAGTATGTCGTAGCTAGAGATTTTTCAGCTGAATAA
- the rpmC gene encoding 50S ribosomal protein L29, with amino-acid sequence MKQSEVKGLSVAELQEELGKAKRSYMDLKMAHAISPLDNPIQLRSMRRTVARIATELTKREQ; translated from the coding sequence ATGAAACAATCAGAGGTAAAAGGATTATCTGTAGCAGAATTGCAAGAGGAGCTTGGAAAAGCAAAAAGATCTTATATGGATCTTAAGATGGCACATGCTATCTCTCCGCTTGACAATCCTATTCAACTGCGTTCTATGAGACGTACAGTCGCTAGAATCGCAACTGAATTAACTAAAAGAGAACAATAA
- the rpsQ gene encoding 30S ribosomal protein S17: MEKRNLRKERVGVVTSNKMQKSIVVAEVKKVKHPMYGKFVLKTKKYVAHDETNDCNEGDTVRIMETRPMSKSKTWRLVEIIERAK, encoded by the coding sequence ATGGAAAAAAGAAATTTAAGAAAAGAGCGTGTCGGTGTAGTAACTAGTAACAAGATGCAAAAGTCTATCGTTGTTGCCGAGGTTAAAAAAGTAAAGCACCCTATGTATGGTAAATTCGTTTTAAAAACGAAGAAGTACGTAGCACACGACGAAACAAACGACTGCAACGAAGGAGATACTGTTAGGATAATGGAAACACGTCCTATGAGTAAATCAAAGACTTGGAGACTAGTAGAAATCATTGAAAGAGCGAAGTAA
- the rplN gene encoding 50S ribosomal protein L14 produces the protein MLQQESRLKVADNTGAKEVLTIRVLGGTKRRYASVGDKIVVSVKDATPNGQIKKGAVSTAVVVRTKKEVRRPDGSYIRFDDNACVLLTAQGEMRGTRVFGPVARELRDKQFMKIVSLAPEVL, from the coding sequence ATGTTACAGCAAGAATCAAGATTAAAAGTAGCAGATAATACTGGAGCAAAAGAAGTTTTGACTATCCGTGTATTAGGAGGTACTAAGAGAAGATATGCTTCTGTAGGAGATAAGATTGTAGTTTCTGTAAAAGATGCTACACCGAACGGTCAAATTAAAAAAGGAGCCGTATCTACAGCAGTAGTTGTGCGTACTAAGAAAGAAGTACGTCGTCCAGATGGATCATACATCCGTTTTGATGATAATGCTTGTGTTCTTTTAACTGCTCAAGGTGAAATGCGCGGAACTCGTGTATTTGGACCGGTAGCAAGAGAGCTTCGTGACAAACAGTTTATGAAGATTGTATCATTAGCACCAGAGGTGCTTTAA
- the rplX gene encoding 50S ribosomal protein L24 yields the protein MTKLKIKTGDTVKVIAGDHKGSEGKVVKVFIEKNKAIVEGVNMVKKHEKPSAANPQGGIKEKEAPLQISNLSLMDKDGKTTRVGYRMEGDKKVRFAKSNNEIL from the coding sequence ATGACAAAGCTTAAAATAAAAACGGGAGATACTGTAAAGGTTATTGCTGGAGATCACAAAGGATCGGAAGGTAAAGTCGTTAAAGTATTTATCGAGAAGAACAAAGCAATCGTTGAGGGTGTGAACATGGTGAAGAAGCATGAAAAGCCAAGTGCCGCAAATCCTCAAGGTGGAATTAAAGAAAAAGAAGCGCCACTTCAAATTTCTAACTTATCTTTGATGGATAAGGATGGTAAGACTACAAGAGTAGGTTACCGTATGGAAGGAGATAAGAAGGTACGCTTTGCAAAGTCTAACAACGAAATATTATAG
- the rplE gene encoding 50S ribosomal protein L5, which produces MGYVPRLKQEFKDRVTPALQEEFGYKNIMQVPRLNKIVVSRGVGAAVADKKLVENAVEELTLITGQRAISTMSKKDVATFKLRKGMPIGAKVTLRGERMYEFLDRLVTSALPRVRDFNGINATGFDGRGNYSMGVTEQIIFPEINIDRIKKIDGMNITFQTSAQTDKEAKSLLAELGLPFKKN; this is translated from the coding sequence ATGGGATACGTACCAAGACTAAAACAAGAGTTTAAAGACCGCGTAACGCCAGCCCTTCAAGAAGAGTTTGGTTACAAAAATATTATGCAGGTACCGCGTCTTAATAAGATTGTAGTATCTCGTGGTGTTGGAGCTGCGGTTGCAGATAAGAAGCTTGTAGAAAACGCTGTTGAAGAGCTTACGCTTATCACAGGACAAAGAGCTATCTCGACAATGTCTAAGAAGGATGTTGCGACATTTAAATTACGTAAAGGAATGCCTATTGGCGCTAAAGTTACTTTACGTGGAGAGCGTATGTATGAGTTTTTAGATAGACTTGTAACATCTGCATTACCGCGTGTACGTGACTTTAACGGAATCAATGCTACAGGTTTTGATGGTCGTGGTAATTACAGCATGGGAGTTACTGAGCAAATTATCTTTCCTGAGATCAATATTGATAGAATAAAGAAGATTGATGGTATGAACATCACTTTTCAAACTTCTGCTCAAACTGATAAGGAAGCGAAATCATTACTTGCAGAATTAGGTTTACCTTTTAAAAAGAATTAA
- the rpsN gene encoding 30S ribosomal protein S14 codes for MAKESMKAREVKRAKTVAKYAEKRKALKEAGDYEGLQKLPKNASPIRQHNRCKLTGRPKGYMRQFGLSRVMFRQMANQGLIPGVKKASW; via the coding sequence ATGGCTAAAGAATCAATGAAAGCCCGTGAGGTAAAGCGTGCTAAAACAGTTGCAAAATATGCTGAAAAACGTAAGGCTTTAAAAGAAGCTGGAGATTACGAAGGACTGCAGAAATTGCCAAAGAACGCTTCACCTATACGTCAGCACAATCGTTGCAAACTTACTGGTCGTCCTAAAGGTTATATGCGTCAGTTCGGATTATCACGTGTGATGTTTCGTCAGATGGCAAACCAAGGATTAATACCAGGTGTTAAGAAAGCGAGCTGGTAA
- the rplF gene encoding 50S ribosomal protein L6 → MSRIGKSPITIPDGVTVNVADGVVTVKGKLGELTQEYSGIDIKIEDGIITLERDSDKKDVRAKHGLYRSLIANMIEGVSKGFEKQLELVGVGYRASNQGNKLDLAVGFSHNIVLDIAPEVKVETVSDKGKNPIVKLTSHDKQLVGQVAAKIRGFRKPEPYKGKGIKFVGEVIRRKAGKSA, encoded by the coding sequence ATGTCAAGAATAGGTAAAAGCCCAATTACAATTCCAGATGGTGTTACGGTAAACGTAGCAGACGGTGTTGTAACGGTAAAAGGAAAATTAGGCGAGCTTACGCAAGAGTACTCTGGTATAGATATCAAAATCGAAGACGGAATTATTACTCTTGAGCGTGACTCAGATAAGAAGGATGTTCGTGCAAAGCACGGACTATACAGGTCTTTGATTGCAAACATGATTGAAGGAGTTTCTAAAGGTTTTGAAAAACAATTAGAGCTTGTAGGTGTAGGTTATAGAGCAAGTAACCAAGGAAATAAACTTGATCTTGCCGTAGGATTTTCTCATAATATAGTTTTGGATATCGCTCCAGAAGTTAAGGTTGAGACAGTTTCTGATAAAGGAAAGAATCCTATTGTAAAGTTAACTTCACATGATAAACAACTTGTAGGTCAGGTAGCCGCAAAAATACGTGGTTTCCGCAAGCCAGAACCTTACAAAGGAAAAGGTATCAAGTTTGTAGGAGAAGTAATTAGAAGAAAAGCAGGTAAGTCTGCATAA
- the rplR gene encoding 50S ribosomal protein L18, translated as MALSKSEKRNRIHLRIRKTISGSAERPRLCVFRSNKEIYAQLVDDLTGKTIMAASSRDKDIAAAKSTKTETAKLVGKAIAEKATKSGVEAVVFDRGGYLYHGRIKQLAEGAREGGLKF; from the coding sequence ATGGCATTATCAAAAAGTGAAAAAAGAAATAGAATTCATCTTAGAATTCGTAAGACTATTTCTGGATCTGCGGAGAGACCAAGACTCTGTGTATTTAGAAGTAATAAAGAGATTTATGCTCAATTAGTAGATGACCTTACGGGGAAAACTATTATGGCAGCATCGTCACGTGATAAGGATATCGCAGCTGCAAAATCAACTAAAACTGAGACTGCAAAGCTTGTAGGTAAGGCAATCGCTGAAAAAGCTACAAAATCTGGAGTTGAGGCTGTAGTATTTGATAGAGGTGGTTACTTATATCATGGGAGAATTAAACAACTAGCAGAGGGCGCAAGAGAAGGCGGTCTTAAATTCTAA
- the rpsE gene encoding 30S ribosomal protein S5, with the protein MYQDYKNVELVKPSGLDLKDRLVGVQRVTKVTKGGRAFGFSAIVVVGDENGVVGHGLGKSKEVASAIAKAMEDAKKNLVRIPLNKATIPHEQKGKFGGARVLLLPAAAGTGVIAGGAIRAVLESVGIHDVLSKNQGSSNPHNVVKATFDALLKLRSAETVAKQRGITLDKVFKG; encoded by the coding sequence ATGTATCAAGATTATAAAAACGTAGAGTTAGTAAAACCATCTGGGTTAGATCTTAAAGATCGTTTAGTTGGTGTACAGCGTGTTACTAAGGTAACTAAAGGAGGTAGAGCTTTTGGATTTTCTGCTATTGTTGTAGTAGGTGATGAGAACGGAGTTGTAGGTCACGGTTTAGGTAAATCTAAAGAAGTAGCATCTGCAATTGCAAAGGCTATGGAAGATGCTAAGAAGAACTTAGTACGTATTCCATTAAATAAGGCAACTATCCCTCACGAACAGAAAGGGAAATTTGGAGGAGCTCGTGTACTTTTATTACCAGCAGCAGCGGGTACTGGAGTTATAGCGGGTGGTGCAATACGTGCGGTACTTGAATCAGTAGGTATTCATGATGTATTATCTAAAAATCAAGGATCTTCAAACCCACATAACGTAGTAAAAGCAACTTTTGATGCTTTACTTAAGTTAAGAAGTGCTGAGACTGTTGCAAAGCAACGTGGTATCACACTAGATAAAGTGTTTAAAGGATAA
- the rpmD gene encoding 50S ribosomal protein L30: MAKIKVTKVKSAINRTQNQKRILESLGLRKIGQVKVHENTPNILGMVNKVSHLVSVEEA, from the coding sequence ATGGCAAAAATCAAAGTAACAAAGGTTAAGAGCGCGATAAATCGCACTCAAAACCAAAAGAGAATCTTAGAATCTCTTGGATTGAGAAAAATAGGCCAGGTAAAGGTGCATGAAAATACACCAAACATCCTTGGTATGGTAAATAAGGTTAGTCACTTAGTTTCTGTAGAAGAAGCTTAA
- the rplO gene encoding 50S ribosomal protein L15 → MELNNLRPAKGAVKKNDSRKGRGQATGQGGTAGRGHKGQKSRSGYSKKIGFEGGQMPLQRRVPKFGFTNINRKEYAGVNLDTLQEYVDAGRLTEEVSIESLMEAGLVGKNDLVKILGRGELKAKIKVSAHKFTATAKAAVEAAGGEAVTL, encoded by the coding sequence ATGGAGTTAAATAACTTAAGACCTGCAAAAGGTGCTGTTAAGAAAAACGATAGTCGTAAAGGACGTGGTCAGGCAACTGGTCAAGGTGGTACGGCTGGTCGTGGACATAAGGGACAGAAGTCTCGTTCAGGTTACAGTAAGAAAATTGGTTTTGAAGGTGGGCAAATGCCACTTCAACGTCGTGTTCCTAAGTTTGGATTTACAAACATTAACAGAAAAGAGTATGCAGGTGTAAACCTTGACACACTTCAAGAGTATGTTGATGCTGGACGCCTTACGGAAGAAGTATCTATCGAATCTCTTATGGAGGCTGGATTAGTTGGAAAAAACGATCTAGTTAAAATATTAGGTAGAGGAGAGCTTAAAGCGAAAATTAAAGTATCTGCACATAAATTTACTGCAACTGCAAAGGCTGCTGTTGAAGCTGCTGGCGGTGAAGCTGTAACGTTATAA